Part of the Nitrospirota bacterium genome, TAAGGCACCTTCACACTGATGGACAGGAATTCCCTGATGAGCAGGACGTCGGTCGGATTATCTTCGATGAGCAATACAGTGATGGTTCTGGAATTCATAATGACCGACCCGCTCTCTCTGAGGTCGCAGGGCGAACTGCCCTTCCCGGCTTCCCCCTTATTGATATCGATGTTCGCCGCGTTTCTCTCTCGCACCGTTTTATTTTCCCACGCATCTGATGCAGTGTCAAGTGCCGCGGGGATGAATATTCAACCACGACGGGGAAGAACGCCGGAGGGATCCCGCAGCTCTCTGCTATACTTTAATCACGAATTACCGCGGTCTCCGACACGGGGGGACAGGACCTGCTTCTCCGTTCCCTGGTACTATTCGCGGAAGGAGGTGCCCATGTCACTGTTGAAGATACTGATCGGCGTCCTTCTCATTGTTGTCGTGCTCTGGGACGCCTTCGAAGCCGTCGTGCTTCCGCGCCGCGTGACCCGCCGCTACCGTCTCGTTCGGCTGTTTTACCGCCTGACCTGGACGCTCTGGTCGGGAGCTGTCGCCGCGCTGCTCCCCCGGAGGCGCCGGGAAACGGTGCTGGGTTTTTTCGGCCCCCTCTCCCTTCCCCTGCTGCTCGCGCTCTGGGCGCTGGTGCTCATCACCGGCTTCGCTTTCCTCTACTCGGCTCTGGACCATGTCATCAAGACGCCGGAGGGCGTCGTGGACTTCGGCGTATGCCTGTACTTCAGCGGCACCACGTTCTTCACGCTCGGACTGGGCGACGTGGTCCCCTTGACACCGATTGCCCGTACGCTCATCGTGCTCGAGGCAGGCATGGGGTTCGCTTTCCTAGCGCTCGTCATCAGCTATTTGCCTGCCGTGAACCAGTCCTTCTCACGGCGCGAAGTCAACATCTCGCTCCTCGACGCCCGCGCCGGCTCACCGCCCACGGCCGCCGAGATATTGCGGCGCCACAGGGCCGGCAATTCCCTGGACGCCCTGGTCCCGCTGCTGCACGAGTGGGAGCGCTGGTCGGCAGACCTGCTCGAAAGTCACCTCGCGTTCCCCGTGCTGGCGTACTTCCGCTCCCAGCATGACAACCAGTCCTGGCTCTCCGCGCTCACATCCATGCTCGACACCTGCGCCTTCGTCATCGCTTGCCTCGAAGGCGAGCATGTCCGCCAGGCCCAACTCACGTTCTCCATGGCGCGGCACGCGGTCGTGGACCTTGCGCTCGTTCTGCACGTTCCTCCCCGCGCGGCAGGCCGTGACCGTCTCGATCCCGCTCAGTTGAGCGAACTCCGCTCGCTCCTGGGTTCGGCCAGCA contains:
- a CDS encoding ion channel produces the protein MSLLKILIGVLLIVVVLWDAFEAVVLPRRVTRRYRLVRLFYRLTWTLWSGAVAALLPRRRRETVLGFFGPLSLPLLLALWALVLITGFAFLYSALDHVIKTPEGVVDFGVCLYFSGTTFFTLGLGDVVPLTPIARTLIVLEAGMGFAFLALVISYLPAVNQSFSRREVNISLLDARAGSPPTAAEILRRHRAGNSLDALVPLLHEWERWSADLLESHLAFPVLAYFRSQHDNQSWLSALTSMLDTCAFVIACLEGEHVRQAQLTFSMARHAVVDLALVLHVPPRAAGRDRLDPAQLSELRSLLGSASIRLRDDNEATTRLNELRQMYEPYVYALSRRLKLPLPPWFLKSTIMDNWQVSAWGRSAGFKKDEPPEQREREHF